A single genomic interval of Oryza sativa Japonica Group chromosome 7, ASM3414082v1 harbors:
- the LOC4343413 gene encoding glutamate receptor 3.4, which produces MEEMGSAQLSALAVCVCIFGCLAMADGQNVTGGDGSRPAELRIGALFTFDSVIGRAVMPAIELAVADVNADPGVLPGTKLSVITQDTNCSGFLGTMEALELLAKDVVAVLGPQSSSIAHVISHAVNEFHVPLVSFAASDPTLSSLEYPYFVRATTSDYFQMSAIASIINQYRWREVIAIYVDDDYGRGGITALGDALAKKKSKIAYKAKLPPGASRTTIEDMLMHVNEMQSRVYVVHVNPDSGLAVFAAAKSLGMMSTGYAWIATDWLSAVLDSSDHISTDRMELTQGVIMLRQHVSDSGIQHSLVSRWNNLTRNGGHSSFSSYSMRTYDSVWLVARAVEDFLSEGNAVSFSADPNLQDIKGSNLQLDSLRSLNNGERLLEKVWHTNFTGVSGLVQFTAERDLIHPAFDILNIGGTGFRTIGYWSNISDLSVVAPEKLHSEPLDSSTNNIELHGVIWPGQTSEKPRGWVFPYHGKPLRIGVPLRTSYKEFVMPDKGPDGVKGFSVDVFKAAVGLLPYPVSFDFILFGDGLKNPSYNDLIEKVSDNHFDAAIGDIAIVTNRTRLVDFTQPYTESGLIILAPAREIESNAWAFLKPFTFQMWSVLGVLFLFVGAVVWVLEHRTNTEFRGPPRQQIMTVCWFSFSTMFFAHRENTVSALGRFVLLVWLFVVLIINSSYTASLTSLLTVQELTSGIQGLDSLISSPSSIGYQVGSFARSYLVQELNIAETRLVPLNSPSDYARALELGSGNGGVDAIIDELPYVEIFLSKYCKFKTVGQVFTKSGWGFAFPRDSPLAEDLSTAILTLSENGNLQRIHDEWLTGTECSADDNEVGSNRLSLSSFWGLYLICGFSCVLALLIFFLRICCQYSKYNNQVGLDSPEPEIVTRSARLTTIKSIISFVDKREEEVKNALKKKPNDSLQPRTGSTGEQSTLPP; this is translated from the exons ATGGAGGAAATGGGCTCTGCTCAGCTTTCTGCCCTAGCTGTGTGTGTCTGCATTTTCGGATGCCTAGCCATGGCTGATGGCCAGAACGTCACTGGAGGTGATGGTTCAAGGCCAGCTGAGCTGCGCATCGGTGCATTATTCACATTTGATTCGGTTATCGGTAGAGCAGTGATGCCGGCTATTGAGCTTGCTGTTGCAGATGTCAATGCCGATCCAGGTGTTCTTCCTGGGACAAAGTTGAGCGTTATAACGCAGGATACCAATTGCAGTGGCTTTCTTGGAACCATGGAAG CGTTGGAGCTTCTGGCTAAGGATGTAGTCGCTGTATTAGGTCCACAATCTTCAAGCATTGCTCATGTCATTTCTCATGCTGTTAATGAGTTCCATGTTCCGCTTGTCTCCTTCGCGGCATCTGATCCTACCCTTTCTTCCCTTGAATATCCTTACTTTGTGAGGGCTACAACAAGTGATTATTTCCAAATGAGTGCTATAgctagcatcatcaatcaatatcGATGGAGAGAAGTCATTGCCATCTATGTTGATGACGACTATGGTAGAGGTGGCATCACAGCATTAGGTGATGCTCTAGCAAAAAAGAAGTCTAAGATAGCCTACAAAGCCAAATTGCCACCTGGTGCTTCAAGGACTACCATCGAGGATATGTTGATGCATGTGAATGAAATGCAGTCTCGCGTCTATGTTGTCCATGTAAACCCTGACTCTGGCCTGGCAGTTTTTGCTGCTGCAAAATCTTTGGGAATGATGAGTACTGGCTATGCATGGATAGCAACAGACTGGCTCTCTGCAGTGTTAGATTCATCTGATCATATTAGCACTGACAGAATGGAACTTACTCAGGGGGTTATTATGCTTCGGCAACATGTTTCTGATTCTGGCATTCAGCATTCGTTGGTTTCAAGATGGAACAATCTGACCAGGAATGGAGGTCATTCAAGCTTTAGTTCTTACAGTATGCGTACTTATGATTCTGTATGGTTAGTTGCTCGTGCTGTTGAAGATTTTTTGAGTGAGGGGAATGCGGTATCTTTTTCTGCTGATCCAAATTTGCAAGATATAAAAGGAAGTAACCTTCAGTTAGATTCCCTCAGAAGTTTGAACAATGGAGAAAGATTACTGGAGAAAGTTTGGCACACAAATTTCACAGGGGTTTCTGGCCTGGTACAATTTACTGCAGAACGAGATCTGATCCACCCAGCTTTTGATATCTTGAATATTGGTGGTACAGGTTTCAGAACCATTGGGTATTGGTCAAACATTTCTGATCTTTCAGTTGTTGCTCCAGAAAAGTTGCATTCAGAACCACTGGACTCTTCAACAAACAATATAGAGCTTCATGGTGTTATCTGGCCTGGTCAGACGTCTGAGAAACCTCGTGGCTGGGTGTTTCCATATCACGGGAAGCCGTTGAGGATTGGGGTTCCTCTCCGCACGAGCTACAAAGAGTTTGTGATGCCAGATAAAGGACCTGATGGAGTAAAGGGGTTTTCAGTTGATGTTTTCAAAGCTGCAGTAGGCTTGTTGCCCTACCCCGTTTCAttcgattttattttatttggagATGGTTTGAAGAATCCCAGCTACAATGACCTTATTGAGAAGGTTTCTGACAAC CACTTTGACGCTGCAATAGGGGACATCGCTATTGTGACAAATAGAACAAGACTTGTTGATTTTACCCAGCCATATACAGAATCTGGACTTATTATTTTAGCTCCAGCAAGGGAGATTGAATCAAATGCCTGGGCTTTTCTAAAACCATTCACCTTCCAAATGTGGTCTGTTCTAGGTGTTCTCTTCCTTTTTGTGGGTGCAGTTGTTTGGGTACTTGAGCATCGTACTAATACTGAGTTTCGTGGACCCCCAAGGCAACAAATTATGACAGTATGCTG GTTTAGTTTTTCTACCATGTTTTTCGCGCACA GAGAGAACACAGTTAGTGCACTTGGTAGATTTGTGCTGCTTGTCTGGCTGTTTGTTGTGCTCATTATAAACTCAAGCTACACGGCAAGCTTGACATCACTTCTTACAGTTCAGGAACTCACATCAGGGATACAGGGGCTCGATAGCTTGATATCGAGTCCAAGTTCAATTGGGTATCAAGTTGGATCTTTTGCGAGAAGCTACCTTGTACAGGAGCTCAATATTGCCGAGACCCGATTGGTACCACTAAACAGCCCGTCAGATTATGCAAGAGCGCTAGAGTTAGGATCAGGAAATGGTGGTGTTGATGCAATAATTGATGAACTTCCATACGTGGAGATCTTCTTGTCAAAATACTGCAAATTCAAGACGGTTGGCCAGGTTTTCACGAAAAGTGGGTGGGGATTT GCCTTCCCAAGAGACTCCCCTCTTGCTGAGGACTTGTCAACAGCAATCTTGACATTGTCGGAGAATGGCAATCTTCAAAGGATCCACGATGAATGGTTAACTGGGACAGAATGCAGTGCAGATGACAATGAGGTTGGCTCAAACCGTTTGAGCCTTTCAAGCTTCTGGGGCCTCTACCTCATCTGTGGCTTTTCATGTGTCCTTGCTCTCTTAATTTTCTTCTTGCGAATATGCTGTCAATACAGTAAGTACAATAACCAGGTTGGACTTGACTCTCCTGAACCAGAGATTGTAACTCGATCGGCAAGGTTAACTACTATCAAGTCAATAATCTCATTTGTGGataagagggaggaggaggtgaagaaTGCTCTCAAGAAAAAGCCTAATGACAGTCTGCAGCCAAGGACAGGAAGCACAGGAGAACAATCTACATTACCACCATGA